Proteins encoded by one window of Phenylobacterium soli:
- a CDS encoding DUF3363 domain-containing protein, whose amino-acid sequence MSEDEFRLRVGRIRARGVNGPRTFVGVALAAAARAGGLGRGSGAGAGGFGAGRAPALSAQHRLGGSPRRVVVKARVVRQAGRGGALGLHLGYLQREGVTREGERGELFGPDGTPAEGAGFAARCAEDRHHFRFIVAPEDAEQMLDLRAFARDLMRQAERDLGTSLDWVAVDHWNTAQPHLHILVRGRRDTGEDLVIARDYIAEGLRARARALVTLELGPRSERDIARAHDRDVAAERWTGLDRDLTARVDRQGLVDVRADQRSRDPRGLARLARLRTLARLGLAGEAAPGRWRLAADAEPTLRELGQRGDVIARIHRALATDGRERDLSAYVLDSQSDGLVGRLAGRGLDDELRGSAYVVIDGLDGRTHHLRLADLADASDAPPGAIVETRRLERAGGRSRLVLAVRSDLSLADQVRAPGATWLDRQLVGRAPAGLGEGGCAEEVREALAQRTDELVARGLARRAGGRVLFARDLLDGLRRTELDAAAGWLERETGLARLALEPEGRVAGIYRQRLDLASGRFAMIDSGLGFTLVPWRPDLEPHLGREVEGRANPGGGIVWSFTLKRGLGR is encoded by the coding sequence ATGAGCGAGGACGAGTTCCGTCTCCGCGTCGGCCGCATCCGTGCGCGCGGCGTGAACGGCCCGCGCACCTTCGTCGGCGTGGCGCTGGCCGCCGCCGCGCGCGCCGGCGGTCTCGGCCGGGGGAGCGGCGCGGGCGCCGGGGGCTTCGGCGCCGGCCGCGCCCCCGCGCTTAGCGCGCAGCATCGCCTCGGGGGAAGTCCCCGCCGGGTGGTCGTGAAGGCGCGGGTGGTGCGCCAGGCAGGTCGGGGCGGCGCGCTCGGGCTCCACCTCGGCTATCTGCAGCGCGAGGGCGTCACGCGTGAGGGTGAGCGGGGCGAGCTGTTCGGGCCCGACGGAACCCCAGCCGAGGGCGCGGGCTTCGCCGCACGCTGCGCCGAGGACCGCCACCACTTCCGCTTCATCGTGGCGCCGGAGGACGCCGAGCAGATGCTCGACCTGAGGGCCTTCGCGCGCGACCTGATGCGCCAGGCGGAGCGGGATCTCGGGACGAGCCTCGACTGGGTGGCCGTCGACCACTGGAACACCGCCCAGCCGCACCTGCACATCCTGGTCCGCGGCCGGCGCGACACCGGCGAGGACCTGGTGATCGCCCGCGATTACATCGCCGAGGGCCTGAGGGCCCGCGCCCGCGCGCTCGTCACCTTGGAGCTCGGGCCGCGCAGCGAACGCGACATCGCCCGAGCGCACGATCGCGACGTCGCCGCCGAGCGTTGGACCGGCCTCGACCGCGACCTTACGGCGCGGGTCGACCGCCAAGGGCTGGTGGACGTGCGCGCCGATCAGCGGAGTCGCGACCCGCGCGGCCTGGCGCGGCTCGCCCGATTGCGCACCCTGGCGCGGCTCGGCCTGGCGGGGGAGGCGGCGCCCGGTCGCTGGCGGCTGGCGGCCGACGCCGAGCCCACGCTGCGCGAGCTCGGCCAGCGCGGCGACGTCATTGCGCGGATCCACCGCGCGCTCGCGACCGACGGCCGGGAGCGCGACCTCTCGGCCTATGTGCTCGACAGCCAAAGCGACGGCCTGGTGGGCCGCCTGGCCGGGCGCGGTCTCGACGACGAGCTGCGCGGCAGCGCCTACGTCGTGATCGACGGGCTGGATGGGCGGACGCACCACCTGCGGCTCGCCGATCTCGCCGACGCCAGCGACGCCCCGCCAGGCGCCATCGTCGAGACGCGGCGCCTGGAGCGGGCCGGCGGCCGCAGCCGGCTGGTGCTGGCCGTTCGCTCCGACCTCAGCCTCGCCGACCAGGTCAGGGCTCCGGGCGCGACTTGGCTCGATCGCCAGCTGGTCGGCCGCGCGCCGGCCGGCCTCGGCGAGGGCGGCTGCGCCGAGGAGGTCCGCGAGGCCCTGGCGCAGCGCACCGACGAACTGGTCGCCCGCGGGCTGGCCCGCCGGGCCGGGGGGCGCGTCCTCTTCGCCCGCGATCTCCTCGATGGCTTGCGCCGCACCGAGCTGGACGCCGCCGCCGGTTGGCTCGAACGCGAGACCGGGTTGGCCCGCCTGGCCCTGGAGCCCGAGGGCCGCGTCGCCGGGATCTATCGCCAGCGTCTCGACCTGGCTTCCGGCCGCTTCGCCATGATCGACAGCGGCCTCGGCTTCACCCTCGTTCCCTGGCGGCCGGACCTCGAGCCGCATCTCGGCCGCGAGGTCGAGGGGCGCGCGAACCCCGGCGGGGGGATTGTCTGGAGCTTCACGTTGAAACGCGGCTTGGGCCGCTGA
- a CDS encoding DUF2840 domain-containing protein yields MSLSMPPPGLSPAEPNAAPGLDPRLTYVELVWIEGRIERWIRFGTEVFEQILDRRRRLLGFAPGAVFAFVRWRAGGRGTVLSRIDILRAVGGDAGCSTVPGVTPGGEVLLRQSGWPRVQRVLQLIDAVEALGVAPQYVAPDHWRQAQNRLAAGREPEPYTPARHRAWLLRRQVLS; encoded by the coding sequence ATGTCGCTCTCCATGCCGCCGCCGGGCCTCAGCCCCGCGGAGCCGAACGCCGCGCCGGGGCTCGATCCCCGCCTGACCTATGTCGAACTGGTGTGGATCGAAGGCCGCATCGAGCGCTGGATCCGCTTCGGGACCGAGGTCTTCGAGCAGATCCTCGACCGTCGCCGGCGCCTGCTCGGCTTCGCCCCCGGCGCCGTGTTCGCCTTCGTCCGCTGGCGGGCGGGCGGGCGCGGAACGGTGCTCTCGCGGATCGACATCCTGCGCGCCGTGGGCGGGGACGCGGGCTGCTCGACGGTCCCCGGCGTCACGCCGGGTGGCGAGGTCCTGTTGCGGCAGTCCGGCTGGCCCAGGGTGCAGCGCGTCCTGCAGCTGATCGACGCCGTCGAAGCCCTCGGCGTCGCGCCGCAGTACGTCGCCCCCGATCACTGGCGCCAGGCGCAGAACCGTCTGGCCGCTGGACGGGAGCCGGAGCCCTACACGCCGGCGCGCCACCGCGCCTGGCTCCTGCGGCGTCAGGTGCTGTCATGA
- a CDS encoding DUF2285 domain-containing protein: MHALLRTPTEAHRLWMPTPLRCGDPIACVVPSGGEVSVATTAALQFLRRLSGQTERAEPRLRAHDQRAQMSLVALDEHRAGATYRNIAERLYGAARVAAEDWRTSALRDSTIRLVRTGERLARGHHLQLLGRKSEL, encoded by the coding sequence GTGCATGCGCTGCTGCGCACGCCAACCGAGGCGCACCGGCTGTGGATGCCGACGCCGCTCCGCTGCGGCGATCCGATCGCCTGCGTGGTTCCGTCCGGCGGCGAGGTCAGCGTCGCAACGACGGCGGCTTTGCAGTTTCTGCGGCGCCTGAGCGGACAGACCGAACGCGCCGAACCGCGCTTGCGGGCGCACGACCAGCGCGCGCAGATGAGCCTCGTCGCGCTCGATGAGCACCGCGCCGGCGCCACCTACCGCAACATCGCCGAGCGGCTCTACGGCGCCGCGCGCGTCGCGGCCGAGGACTGGCGGACCTCGGCGCTGCGCGACAGCACCATCCGCCTGGTGCGCACCGGCGAGCGCCTGGCGCGCGGCCATCACCTGCAGCTTCTGGGGCGCAAAAGCGAACTCTAG
- a CDS encoding helix-turn-helix domain-containing protein, with the protein MSLRAILARNLRQLRQAKGWSQEEIAARADITANYVSSLEREEYAASLDVLEALAAALGVEPIELLQK; encoded by the coding sequence ATGAGTCTGCGCGCCATCCTCGCCCGAAATCTGCGCCAGCTTCGGCAGGCCAAGGGCTGGTCCCAGGAGGAGATCGCCGCGCGTGCCGACATCACCGCCAACTACGTCAGCTCGCTCGAGCGCGAGGAATACGCCGCCTCGCTCGACGTCCTCGAGGCGCTCGCCGCCGCGCTCGGGGTCGAGCCAATCGAGCTGCTGCAGAAATAG
- a CDS encoding S26 family signal peptidase — translation MTARRRLALTALAACSGIAAAAHPNARPALLWNTTASAPEGLYALRPIARPGVGDWVAAAPPPLLAAWLDRRGYLPAGALLIKQVAAVPPSVVCHDGAGISIDGRRRAHTEPADRYGRSLPSWRGCRRLVDGEVFVLNRARGSLDSRYFGPLPSAAIVGRAVLLLVWGGGHDA, via the coding sequence ATGACCGCGCGCCGGCGTCTGGCGCTGACGGCGCTCGCCGCCTGCAGCGGGATCGCCGCCGCGGCGCATCCGAACGCGCGCCCAGCGCTCCTCTGGAACACCACCGCCAGCGCGCCCGAGGGTCTCTATGCGCTACGCCCGATCGCCCGTCCCGGCGTCGGCGACTGGGTCGCCGCGGCGCCGCCGCCCCTGCTTGCGGCGTGGCTGGACCGGCGCGGCTATCTCCCAGCCGGCGCGCTCTTGATCAAGCAGGTCGCCGCCGTGCCGCCGAGCGTGGTCTGTCATGACGGGGCCGGGATCTCGATCGACGGCCGCCGCCGCGCCCACACCGAACCCGCCGACCGCTACGGCCGATCCTTGCCGAGCTGGCGCGGCTGTCGGCGCCTCGTGGACGGCGAGGTTTTCGTTCTGAACCGCGCCCGGGGCTCCCTCGACAGCCGCTATTTCGGGCCGCTGCCCAGCGCCGCGATCGTCGGACGCGCCGTTCTGCTGCTCGTCTGGGGAGGCGGTCATGACGCCTGA
- a CDS encoding ParB/RepB/Spo0J family partition protein, which translates to MTSETVTPSGAMIEVPLNKLKTSPRNARKTPHSEAAIEALAASIAAKGLLQAPVVEPELDAAGAPTGCYLVTIGEGRRRALRLRAQRKEIRKTEPVRCVVDTAHDPHEISLDENVTRSDMHPADQFEAFRELAERRGFGPEEIAARFGVSAHVVRQRLRLAAVSPKLMAIYREDGLTLDQLMAFAVSEDHERQEQVYDQLSWNRSAPVIRRAMTESKAPAHDRRAVFVGAEAYAEAGGTLLRDLFTEDGGGWFEDVALLDRLGLEKLEALAVEVRTREGWRWSSAALDYPHGHGCRRVYPRAIERSEAEQAQIAALSAEFDALVSQWESADDLPGEVDARLKYLDAALQAFGEPVAYDPEELARGGVFVVLGHDGAARIERGFIRPQDEPPAPGPEAAGEGEDAGAAGAGEGALDRPEDSAEDETAPLSERLVLELTAYRTLGLREALGSDPTLALTALVHALALRTFYPPYDQPTCLDAKLVSAYLDGHAPGAGESAAGQRIAERHAAWAARLPREAGEAWTFVRALDGGALLDLLAHCVSLGVNAVRNPLDRRPGAWSHADALAEAAGLDMRLTWTATAETYFGRVTKARILEAVREGAGDAAAERLAGLTKREMAQAAEQALAGTGWLPPLLRTALPAAEIAASLAAE; encoded by the coding sequence ATGACCTCTGAGACCGTGACCCCGTCCGGCGCCATGATCGAGGTGCCGCTCAACAAGCTCAAGACGTCGCCGCGCAACGCCCGCAAGACGCCGCACAGCGAGGCGGCGATCGAGGCGCTGGCCGCCTCCATCGCCGCCAAGGGTCTGCTGCAGGCGCCCGTGGTGGAGCCCGAGCTGGACGCGGCCGGCGCGCCGACCGGCTGCTATCTGGTGACCATCGGCGAGGGGCGTCGGCGCGCGCTTCGGCTGCGCGCCCAGCGCAAGGAAATCCGCAAGACGGAGCCGGTGCGCTGCGTGGTCGACACCGCCCACGACCCGCACGAGATCAGCCTGGACGAGAACGTCACCCGCAGCGACATGCACCCGGCCGATCAGTTCGAGGCCTTCCGCGAGCTGGCCGAACGGCGGGGTTTTGGACCCGAGGAGATCGCCGCCCGCTTCGGGGTCTCGGCCCACGTGGTTCGCCAGCGGCTGCGCCTCGCCGCCGTCTCGCCGAAGCTGATGGCGATCTATCGCGAGGACGGCCTTACCCTCGACCAGCTGATGGCCTTCGCCGTCAGCGAGGATCACGAGCGCCAGGAGCAGGTCTATGACCAGCTCAGCTGGAACCGCTCGGCCCCGGTGATCCGCCGGGCGATGACCGAGTCCAAGGCCCCCGCCCATGACCGTCGCGCGGTCTTCGTCGGGGCCGAAGCCTATGCGGAGGCCGGCGGGACCCTCCTGCGCGACCTCTTCACCGAAGACGGCGGCGGCTGGTTCGAAGACGTGGCCCTGCTCGACCGGCTGGGGCTCGAGAAGCTGGAGGCCCTGGCGGTGGAGGTCCGCACGCGCGAGGGCTGGAGGTGGTCCAGCGCGGCGCTGGACTATCCGCACGGGCACGGCTGTCGGCGGGTCTACCCGCGCGCCATCGAGCGCAGCGAGGCCGAGCAGGCGCAGATCGCGGCGCTCTCGGCCGAATTCGACGCCCTGGTGAGCCAGTGGGAGAGCGCCGACGACCTGCCCGGCGAGGTGGACGCCCGGCTCAAGTACCTCGACGCGGCGCTACAAGCCTTCGGCGAGCCGGTCGCCTATGATCCCGAGGAGCTGGCGCGCGGCGGCGTCTTCGTGGTGCTCGGCCACGACGGGGCGGCCCGCATCGAGCGCGGCTTTATCCGGCCGCAGGACGAGCCGCCGGCGCCCGGTCCCGAGGCGGCCGGCGAGGGCGAGGATGCGGGCGCAGCCGGCGCCGGGGAGGGGGCGCTGGACCGCCCGGAAGACTCCGCTGAGGACGAGACCGCCCCCCTGTCCGAGCGGCTGGTGCTGGAGCTGACGGCCTATCGCACGCTCGGCCTGCGCGAGGCCCTGGGTTCTGATCCGACCCTGGCGCTGACGGCCTTGGTCCATGCGCTGGCGCTGCGGACCTTCTATCCGCCTTACGACCAGCCGACCTGCCTCGACGCCAAGCTGGTCTCGGCCTACCTCGACGGGCACGCGCCGGGCGCCGGCGAGAGCGCGGCGGGACAGCGGATCGCCGAACGGCACGCGGCCTGGGCGGCGCGGCTACCGCGCGAGGCGGGCGAGGCCTGGACGTTCGTGCGCGCGCTCGACGGCGGGGCGCTGCTCGATCTCCTGGCGCATTGCGTGAGCCTGGGCGTGAACGCCGTGCGCAATCCCTTGGATCGGCGGCCCGGCGCCTGGAGCCACGCCGACGCGCTCGCCGAGGCGGCGGGGCTCGACATGCGGCTGACCTGGACGGCGACGGCTGAGACCTATTTCGGCCGGGTCACCAAGGCGCGCATCCTGGAGGCCGTGCGGGAGGGGGCCGGCGACGCGGCAGCCGAACGGCTGGCCGGGCTCACCAAGCGCGAGATGGCGCAGGCCGCCGAACAGGCGCTGGCCGGAACCGGCTGGTTGCCGCCGCTGCTGCGAACCGCCCTGCCGGCCGCCGAGATCGCGGCGTCGCTGGCGGCGGAATAG
- a CDS encoding DUF736 domain-containing protein: MATIGTFHKTEDGAYTGAIKTLSLNVKQAAFRPNASENDKGPDFRIFAGQTEFGAAWKRTSRDNRDYLSVKLDDPSFPAPIYASLVDAEDGYSLIWSRSRAAE, from the coding sequence ATGGCGACCATCGGCACCTTCCACAAGACCGAAGACGGCGCCTACACCGGCGCGATCAAGACGCTCAGCCTCAACGTCAAGCAGGCGGCCTTCCGGCCCAACGCGAGCGAGAACGACAAGGGCCCGGACTTCCGCATCTTCGCCGGCCAGACCGAGTTCGGGGCCGCCTGGAAGCGGACCTCCCGCGACAACCGCGACTATCTCTCGGTCAAGCTCGACGACCCCAGCTTCCCGGCCCCGATCTACGCCAGCCTCGTGGACGCCGAGGATGGCTACAGCCTGATCTGGTCGCGCAGCCGCGCCGCCGAGTGA
- a CDS encoding transcriptional regulator domain-containing protein: MRALSDEDWRSEERYAGLGALSPTDLAWEFLRRNPAYQHEFRTWIKAGSDEAERADFAPWARWGLSFRRRSRSLRVRPTGPLAA, translated from the coding sequence GTGCGCGCTTTGAGTGACGAGGACTGGCGCTCAGAAGAGCGCTACGCAGGGTTGGGCGCGCTGTCGCCGACGGATCTGGCCTGGGAGTTCCTGCGCCGGAATCCCGCCTATCAGCACGAGTTTCGCACCTGGATAAAGGCAGGCTCCGACGAGGCCGAGCGCGCGGACTTTGCGCCTTGGGCTCGTTGGGGCCTGAGCTTTCGCCGCCGATCCCGCAGTCTCCGCGTGCGCCCAACTGGTCCTCTGGCGGCCTGA
- a CDS encoding helix-turn-helix transcriptional regulator produces MNDVAAAFPPRFLRTPEAARFLGLSGRTLEKHRTFGTGPTYRKIGGRVVYALDDLQSWANRGAAVSTSDPGAAAVHPARRIDEPRSWAKP; encoded by the coding sequence ATGAACGACGTCGCCGCCGCCTTTCCGCCCCGCTTTCTGCGCACCCCCGAGGCTGCGCGATTCCTCGGCCTGTCGGGGCGGACGCTGGAAAAGCATCGGACCTTCGGCACCGGCCCGACCTACCGCAAGATCGGCGGACGCGTGGTCTATGCGCTGGACGACCTGCAGTCCTGGGCCAATCGCGGCGCGGCGGTCTCGACCTCCGATCCCGGCGCGGCTGCGGTGCATCCCGCGCGCCGGATCGACGAGCCGCGCTCCTGGGCCAAGCCGTGA
- a CDS encoding DNA -binding domain-containing protein, translating into MNPLGLQERAPAGELTDYDREHAALYLRLLDAEAAGADWREVAQVVMRLDVGRGVEKARLMHATHLARAQWLRDEGYQHLLRLSES; encoded by the coding sequence ATGAACCCCCTGGGCCTTCAGGAGCGCGCGCCCGCGGGCGAGCTCACCGACTATGATCGGGAGCACGCCGCCCTCTATTTGCGCCTGCTGGACGCCGAGGCCGCGGGCGCCGATTGGCGCGAGGTGGCGCAAGTCGTCATGCGGCTCGACGTCGGCCGTGGCGTCGAGAAGGCCCGGCTCATGCACGCCACGCACCTGGCGCGTGCGCAATGGCTGCGCGACGAAGGCTATCAGCACTTGCTCCGGCTCAGCGAAAGCTGA
- a CDS encoding lytic transglycosylase domain-containing protein: protein MSALPWTDASPAARWRLIGAAAVLLSLGLLPDRATGGDLTSADVPQIIREAADRFGLPAGWIAAVMRRESGFDPRAVSPAGALGLMQLMPQTYAELRSRYALGDDPFLPRDNILAGAAYLREMYDRFGAPGFLAAYNAGPGRYAQHLAGRALPAETRSYVARLAPLIGGAATETRPPAASNFVDLTPASATPGTADEAAADSLFAPLTPRTTRP, encoded by the coding sequence GTGAGCGCCTTGCCCTGGACGGACGCGAGCCCGGCGGCACGCTGGCGGCTGATCGGGGCCGCAGCGGTGCTGCTGAGCCTGGGTTTGCTCCCAGACCGCGCGACCGGGGGCGACCTCACGTCCGCCGACGTGCCGCAGATCATCCGCGAAGCCGCCGACCGGTTCGGGCTTCCGGCGGGTTGGATCGCCGCGGTCATGCGCCGGGAGAGCGGCTTCGATCCGCGTGCGGTGAGCCCCGCCGGCGCGCTCGGCCTGATGCAGCTGATGCCGCAGACCTACGCCGAGCTGCGTAGCCGCTACGCCCTTGGGGATGATCCCTTTCTCCCGCGGGACAACATCCTGGCGGGCGCGGCTTACCTGCGGGAGATGTACGACCGCTTCGGCGCGCCGGGCTTTCTCGCCGCCTACAATGCGGGCCCCGGCCGTTACGCCCAGCACCTCGCCGGCCGCGCGCTGCCGGCGGAAACGCGGTCCTATGTGGCCCGCCTGGCGCCGCTGATCGGCGGCGCGGCGACCGAGACGCGGCCGCCGGCGGCGTCGAACTTCGTGGATCTCACGCCCGCGTCGGCGACGCCCGGAACGGCGGATGAGGCCGCAGCCGACAGTCTTTTTGCGCCCCTTACGCCGCGGACGACCAGGCCATGA
- a CDS encoding ArdC family protein produces the protein MSRAPTQTRPDLYARVTDAILADLRRGVRPWTKPWSAEHLAGRITRPLRATGQPYSGINVVLLWAEAVARGFSAPIWMTFRQALALGAHVRKGEHGATVVYANRFTRTETDDKGQDVEREIPFLKAYTVFNVEQIDGLPGHFHATAGPQLEPQARIAHAEAFFAALGAEIRHGGTSAYYALHPDHVQMPPFESFRDPQSYYATLAHECTHWTRHPSRLDRDFGRRAWGDEGYAREELVAELGAAFLCADLGLALTPREDHAAYIESWLKVLQNDKRCIFSAAAHAQRACEFLHGRQPAQRERAA, from the coding sequence ATGTCGCGCGCGCCCACCCAAACTCGCCCCGATCTCTACGCCCGCGTCACCGACGCCATCCTCGCCGATCTTCGCCGCGGCGTGCGGCCCTGGACCAAGCCCTGGTCGGCCGAACATCTCGCCGGCCGCATCACCCGGCCGCTCCGCGCGACCGGCCAGCCCTACAGCGGGATCAACGTCGTCCTGCTCTGGGCCGAAGCTGTCGCGCGCGGATTTTCCGCGCCGATCTGGATGACGTTCCGCCAGGCGCTGGCGCTCGGCGCGCACGTGCGCAAGGGCGAGCACGGCGCGACCGTGGTCTACGCCAACCGCTTCACGCGCACCGAGACCGACGATAAGGGCCAGGACGTCGAGCGCGAGATCCCCTTCCTCAAGGCCTACACGGTGTTCAACGTCGAGCAGATCGACGGCCTGCCCGGGCACTTCCACGCGACCGCCGGGCCGCAGCTCGAGCCGCAGGCGCGCATCGCCCACGCCGAGGCCTTCTTCGCCGCCCTGGGCGCCGAGATCCGGCACGGCGGGACCAGCGCCTACTACGCGCTCCATCCCGACCATGTGCAGATGCCGCCCTTCGAGAGCTTCCGCGATCCGCAGAGCTATTACGCGACGCTCGCGCACGAGTGCACCCACTGGACGCGCCACCCGAGCCGCCTCGACCGCGACTTCGGGCGCAGGGCCTGGGGCGACGAAGGCTACGCGCGCGAGGAGCTGGTCGCCGAACTCGGGGCCGCCTTCCTCTGCGCCGACCTCGGCCTGGCGCTGACGCCGCGCGAGGACCACGCGGCCTACATCGAGAGCTGGCTCAAGGTCCTGCAGAACGACAAGCGCTGCATCTTCAGCGCCGCGGCGCACGCCCAGCGCGCCTGCGAGTTCCTGCACGGCCGCCAGCCGGCGCAGCGGGAGCGGGCCGCCTGA
- a CDS encoding SOS response-associated peptidase: MCGRFDTSHLYWRDIHEQLSRFLPVRTEPLNLQPNDDVRPTTEQLVAHVQEGAWTLEKMRWGLVPFWRTGKPLKDSAKGADDGFKLTTFNCKVETCHSAATFRDAFAKRRCIVPASAWYEWTGEKGAKVKHRFARADGRAIWFAGLWDRCTTPDAGDVRSFTILTGPSAGWLSDYHDRAPVILEPEEWGAWLEASADPAALFQAVRPERFELRAAAPAGL; the protein is encoded by the coding sequence ATGTGCGGCCGGTTCGACACCTCCCACCTCTACTGGCGCGACATTCACGAGCAGCTGTCGCGCTTCCTGCCGGTCCGGACCGAGCCGCTGAACCTGCAGCCGAACGACGATGTCCGGCCGACCACCGAGCAGCTCGTCGCCCACGTGCAGGAGGGCGCCTGGACGCTGGAGAAGATGCGCTGGGGCTTGGTCCCGTTCTGGCGCACCGGCAAGCCGCTGAAGGACAGCGCCAAGGGCGCCGACGACGGCTTCAAGCTCACCACCTTCAACTGCAAGGTTGAGACCTGCCACAGCGCCGCCACCTTCCGCGACGCCTTCGCCAAGCGCCGCTGCATCGTGCCGGCCAGCGCCTGGTACGAATGGACCGGTGAGAAGGGCGCCAAGGTGAAGCATCGCTTCGCCCGCGCCGACGGCCGCGCGATCTGGTTCGCCGGCCTCTGGGATCGCTGCACGACGCCGGATGCGGGCGATGTCCGGAGCTTCACGATCCTCACCGGGCCCTCGGCCGGCTGGCTCTCCGATTATCACGACCGCGCGCCGGTGATCCTGGAACCCGAAGAGTGGGGCGCCTGGCTGGAGGCGTCCGCCGACCCCGCGGCGCTCTTTCAGGCCGTGCGCCCGGAGCGCTTCGAACTCCGCGCCGCCGCGCCAGCCGGCCTATAG